A single window of Rhodococcus jostii RHA1 DNA harbors:
- a CDS encoding FecCD family ABC transporter permease: MSTRDEVRPDLGAAPASRVPARPAFRLGPISLVLRPLGIAVNVALLVALFLVLCLNIGRGDYPLSIPEVTRVLFGGGTKAQNFIVMDLRLPRSLTGVFIGMALGLAGAITQSIARNALASPDILGITSGASAAAVALIVLGGGGSFVGLLATLGIPLAALFGGLLTALVIYLLAWRGGVEGYRLILIGIGINAMLIAVTGWLLISADINDASRAQVWLNGSLNGAAWSQVWPVTIAVVLVGGYAVISSFTMGALRLGDDNAVSLGVRLQWSQARLLLMSVALAGIATAAAGPVGFVALAAPQVALRLVRSAGPPLIASALTGAVLVVGSDVVARTILPVELPVGIVTSALGGPFLLYLLVRNNRKVSA; encoded by the coding sequence GTGAGCACTCGTGACGAAGTGCGCCCCGACCTCGGGGCCGCCCCGGCGTCCCGCGTCCCGGCCCGCCCCGCGTTCCGGCTCGGACCGATCTCCCTGGTCCTGCGCCCCCTCGGCATCGCCGTGAACGTGGCCCTGCTGGTGGCGCTGTTCCTGGTGCTGTGCCTCAACATCGGTCGCGGCGACTACCCGCTGTCGATCCCCGAGGTCACGCGGGTGCTGTTCGGTGGCGGCACGAAGGCCCAGAACTTCATCGTCATGGACCTCCGCCTGCCGCGGTCGCTGACCGGGGTGTTCATAGGCATGGCCCTCGGCCTGGCCGGCGCCATCACCCAGTCGATCGCCCGCAACGCCCTGGCCAGCCCGGACATCCTCGGCATCACGTCCGGCGCCAGCGCCGCCGCGGTCGCGCTGATCGTCCTCGGCGGCGGCGGCAGCTTCGTCGGCCTCCTCGCCACCCTGGGCATCCCGCTGGCCGCCCTGTTCGGCGGACTGCTCACCGCGCTGGTCATCTACCTCCTCGCGTGGCGCGGCGGGGTGGAGGGTTACCGGCTGATCCTGATCGGCATCGGCATCAACGCCATGCTGATCGCGGTCACCGGCTGGCTGCTGATCTCCGCGGACATCAACGATGCCTCGCGGGCCCAGGTGTGGCTCAACGGGTCCCTCAACGGCGCCGCCTGGAGTCAGGTGTGGCCCGTCACCATCGCCGTCGTCCTCGTCGGCGGCTACGCGGTGATCTCGTCGTTCACGATGGGCGCCCTCCGCCTCGGCGACGACAACGCGGTGTCGCTGGGTGTGCGCCTGCAGTGGTCGCAGGCCCGGCTCCTGCTCATGTCCGTCGCCCTCGCCGGCATCGCGACCGCGGCAGCGGGTCCGGTCGGTTTCGTCGCGCTCGCCGCACCGCAGGTGGCGCTACGGCTGGTGCGGTCCGCAGGCCCACCGCTCATCGCGTCCGCCCTGACCGGCGCCGTGCTCGTGGTGGGCAGCGACGTCGTCGCCCGCACGATCCTGCCCGTCGAGCTGCCGGTGGGTATCGTCACCTCCGCACTCGGTGGCCCATTCCTGCTGTATCTGCTGGTTCGCAACAATCGGAAGGTCTCGGCATGA
- a CDS encoding phosphatidylglycerol lysyltransferase domain-containing protein, giving the protein MKTDDSAATGHGAASRVKGQTGRAAERVRGGVRGAPISMALLVVIWILAIATSSVISGPSHDLSQHVAIGIRAFQNGWVWTLFTAGLWGDDILAYLSTTVLVLVAAAPLERRMGSARFALAAVATQVLGGLLALSVAAVAKVVDANWGFRLHVGMAVGPSTWIVGAAMVASSNMGTLWRRRIRVGVLVFTITLALFSGSLQDVVRLAAAVVGLVIGRWIVGRSARGERIAGTQREGRVLVAIIVAASAIGPMIAALSAEAVGPLAVLRDLFRGIPYTAGEVRDLCEVSASDPECRRGLLELRLSGVGPTLLSLMPSLFLLTLSDGLRRGRRFAWVASVIAQVILLVLSLLNFAVRFVDSLDEDSLFYGLADPNLYRTLVPFLTPLAILIVLLATRRFFDVSAPAGTYRRLAVVLVSVLGGLAVLYVLGGLWARNGFDPRPGTTTLLADFPERLIPPVYLQWLDPRLLPVSIPATLLYEWTGVVFWVAACALVAGTFLSPAIGSDSESAERARALLKSGSGSPLSWMTTWRGNNYWFSADGTGYVAYRVLAGVALTTGDPVGPPDRLRDNVEHFAEFAAANGWIPCFYSVTGEVRAVTDALGWSGIQVAEETVLDLGQIAFTGKRFQDVRTALNKAKKSGITAEWVSFPSAPRSITDQITAISEEWVADKGMPEMGFTLGGLDEVDDPEVRCLIAVDEDRTVHGVTSWLPVYQDGRVVGWTLDFMRRRSEGFRPAMEFLIASAALKLEEEGAQFLSLSGAPLAKVEQPDGDADERERSESSSLSAVMDSVLDLLGRTLEPVYGFRSLLAFKSKFQPRYVAMHMTFADPAALPSIGNAVGRAYLPTVSLGQSYRLVRTMIGGRR; this is encoded by the coding sequence ATGAAGACCGACGACAGCGCGGCGACCGGGCACGGTGCGGCGTCCAGGGTCAAGGGTCAGACCGGGCGGGCAGCGGAACGGGTCCGGGGCGGGGTGCGGGGCGCACCGATCAGCATGGCGCTGCTGGTCGTGATCTGGATCCTCGCGATCGCCACGTCCAGTGTGATCAGCGGCCCCTCCCACGACCTGTCCCAGCACGTCGCGATCGGGATCCGGGCGTTCCAGAACGGGTGGGTGTGGACCCTGTTCACGGCCGGGCTGTGGGGCGACGACATCCTGGCGTACCTGTCGACGACCGTCCTCGTCCTCGTGGCGGCCGCACCGCTGGAACGCCGCATGGGGTCGGCTCGGTTCGCGCTGGCCGCGGTCGCCACCCAGGTGCTCGGCGGGCTGCTCGCACTGTCGGTGGCCGCCGTCGCGAAGGTCGTCGACGCGAACTGGGGTTTTCGGCTGCACGTGGGCATGGCCGTCGGACCGAGCACGTGGATCGTCGGTGCCGCGATGGTGGCCAGTTCGAACATGGGCACCCTGTGGCGTCGGCGGATCCGCGTCGGCGTCCTCGTGTTCACCATCACCCTGGCACTGTTCAGTGGGTCGCTGCAGGACGTGGTCCGGCTCGCCGCGGCCGTGGTCGGGCTGGTGATCGGCCGCTGGATCGTCGGCCGCTCCGCCCGCGGCGAACGGATCGCGGGCACCCAGCGTGAGGGCCGGGTGCTGGTCGCGATCATCGTGGCGGCCAGTGCGATCGGCCCGATGATCGCGGCGCTGTCCGCGGAGGCGGTCGGACCGCTCGCCGTGCTCCGCGACCTGTTCCGCGGCATCCCCTACACGGCCGGCGAGGTGCGCGACCTGTGCGAGGTGTCGGCGTCGGACCCCGAATGCCGGCGCGGGCTGCTCGAACTGCGCCTGTCCGGGGTCGGGCCGACCCTGCTGAGTCTGATGCCGTCCCTGTTCCTCCTCACCCTCAGCGACGGCCTCCGACGGGGCCGTCGCTTCGCGTGGGTCGCGTCCGTGATCGCGCAGGTGATCCTGCTGGTGCTGTCGCTGCTGAACTTCGCGGTCCGGTTCGTCGACTCCCTCGACGAGGACTCCTTGTTCTACGGTCTCGCCGACCCGAACCTGTACCGGACGCTGGTGCCGTTCCTGACACCGCTGGCGATCCTGATCGTGCTGCTCGCCACCCGGAGGTTCTTCGACGTCTCCGCCCCGGCCGGCACCTATCGGCGGCTGGCCGTCGTCCTGGTGTCCGTCCTGGGCGGGCTCGCCGTCCTCTACGTCCTGGGCGGGCTGTGGGCGCGGAACGGTTTCGACCCCCGGCCCGGCACGACGACCCTGCTCGCCGACTTCCCGGAGCGGCTCATCCCGCCCGTGTACCTGCAATGGCTCGACCCCCGGCTGCTGCCGGTGAGCATTCCCGCGACCCTGCTGTACGAGTGGACCGGGGTGGTGTTCTGGGTGGCGGCGTGCGCGCTCGTCGCCGGGACGTTCCTCAGTCCCGCCATCGGATCGGACTCGGAGTCCGCCGAACGGGCCCGCGCCCTGCTGAAGTCGGGGAGCGGAAGCCCACTGTCCTGGATGACGACGTGGCGCGGCAACAACTACTGGTTCTCCGCCGACGGCACCGGCTATGTCGCGTACCGGGTCCTCGCCGGTGTCGCGCTCACCACCGGCGACCCGGTCGGCCCGCCGGACCGGTTGCGGGACAACGTCGAACACTTCGCCGAGTTCGCCGCCGCTAACGGGTGGATCCCGTGCTTCTATTCGGTGACCGGGGAGGTCCGCGCCGTCACGGACGCCCTCGGCTGGAGCGGCATCCAGGTCGCCGAGGAGACGGTGCTGGATCTGGGGCAGATCGCGTTCACCGGCAAGCGGTTCCAGGACGTCCGGACCGCCCTGAACAAGGCGAAGAAATCGGGGATCACGGCGGAATGGGTCAGCTTCCCCAGCGCCCCGCGATCGATCACCGACCAGATCACCGCGATCTCCGAGGAATGGGTGGCCGACAAGGGGATGCCCGAGATGGGATTCACACTCGGCGGACTCGACGAGGTCGACGACCCCGAGGTGCGCTGCCTGATCGCTGTCGACGAGGACCGCACCGTCCACGGCGTCACGTCCTGGTTGCCGGTGTACCAGGACGGGCGGGTGGTCGGCTGGACCCTCGACTTCATGCGGCGGCGCTCGGAAGGATTCCGGCCGGCGATGGAGTTTCTCATCGCGTCGGCGGCGCTGAAACTGGAGGAGGAGGGGGCGCAGTTCCTGAGCCTGTCCGGCGCCCCGCTCGCCAAGGTCGAGCAACCGGACGGCGACGCCGACGAGCGGGAACGGTCGGAGTCGTCGAGCCTGTCGGCGGTGATGGACAGTGTCCTGGATCTGCTCGGCCGGACCCTGGAACCGGTGTACGGGTTCCGTTCGCTGCTCGCGTTCAAGTCGAAGTTCCAGCCCCGGTACGTGGCCATGCACATGACGTTCGCCGACCCGGCCGCCCTGCCGAGCATCGGCAACGCCGTCGGCAGGGCGTACCTGCCGACGGTGTCGCTGGGTCAGAGTTACCGGTTGGTGCGGACGATGATCGGCGGCAGGCGCTGA
- a CDS encoding RNA-guided endonuclease InsQ/TnpB family protein: MKRIVVVKLAPTPGQYVALKSTLELCNAGANMVSQFAHTATDRRPFALQKQVYAQLKARGLSAQPAIRVLKKVADAYATRKANLLNGNYGTPGSKRYAKVAGKAIVFREDAGQPFDDRCLSWQIDRSTVSIWTTEGRMRNVGFVCAPWQLKMLADRKGESDLIFRDGSFYLHANVDTDAPDQLVPADDPNGWLGVDLGIVNLAVTTADDPAELDVRWSGGAVTARRKKNETMRSALQKVGTKSAKRKLKKRRRKETRYATDINHQLSKTIVAQAQRTGQGIAVEDLSGIRDRVRLARRQRQQLHSWAYAQLRDQITYKAQAAGLPVQVVNPRNTSKTCHQCGHCDTANRHSQALFRCRGCGWTGHADHNAAANIAALGHTNYRAAQSTVPKAATPLTAS; encoded by the coding sequence GTGAAGCGGATCGTTGTCGTGAAGCTGGCTCCCACCCCGGGGCAGTATGTGGCGCTGAAATCGACGCTGGAGTTGTGCAACGCGGGGGCGAACATGGTTTCGCAGTTCGCGCACACCGCCACTGATCGACGCCCGTTCGCGCTGCAAAAGCAGGTCTATGCCCAGCTCAAAGCGCGCGGGTTGTCGGCGCAACCGGCGATCCGGGTCCTCAAGAAAGTCGCGGATGCGTACGCGACCCGGAAGGCGAACCTGCTTAACGGGAATTACGGCACGCCAGGATCGAAACGGTATGCGAAGGTGGCAGGTAAGGCGATCGTGTTCCGCGAGGACGCGGGCCAACCGTTCGACGATCGGTGTTTGTCGTGGCAGATCGATCGATCGACGGTGTCGATCTGGACGACCGAGGGCCGGATGCGCAACGTCGGATTCGTGTGCGCGCCGTGGCAGCTGAAAATGCTCGCCGACCGCAAAGGCGAGTCGGATCTGATTTTCCGCGACGGATCTTTCTACCTGCACGCCAACGTCGACACCGACGCACCGGATCAGCTGGTCCCCGCGGACGACCCCAACGGGTGGCTGGGCGTGGACTTGGGGATCGTGAACCTGGCGGTGACCACCGCAGATGACCCGGCCGAACTCGACGTCCGGTGGTCCGGTGGTGCGGTCACCGCCCGCCGGAAAAAGAACGAAACCATGCGGTCCGCGCTGCAGAAGGTGGGGACCAAGTCCGCGAAACGGAAACTGAAGAAGCGGCGTAGGAAGGAGACTCGGTACGCCACCGACATCAATCACCAACTCTCGAAAACGATTGTTGCCCAAGCACAACGCACCGGTCAAGGAATCGCGGTAGAAGACCTGTCGGGGATCCGGGACCGGGTACGGCTCGCACGCAGACAACGGCAACAACTGCACTCCTGGGCATACGCGCAACTGCGTGACCAGATCACCTACAAGGCGCAAGCCGCAGGACTGCCGGTACAGGTGGTCAACCCGCGCAACACCAGTAAAACATGCCACCAGTGCGGGCACTGCGACACCGCGAACAGGCACAGTCAAGCACTCTTCCGGTGCCGCGGCTGCGGATGGACCGGCCACGCCGACCATAACGCCGCCGCCAACATTGCCGCACTCGGACACACCAACTACCGGGCCGCCCAATCAACCGTGCCTAAAGCAGCCACCCCTCTAACAGCCAGTTAG
- a CDS encoding NAD(P)/FAD-dependent oxidoreductase, whose amino-acid sequence MSIKSVESRRHRVVVIGSGFGGLFGTQALKNADVDITMIARTTHHLFQPLLYQVATGILSVGDIAPATRLVLRKQKNTKVLLGDVDKIDLEAKTITSRFLDRTTVTPYDSLIVAAGAGQSYFGNDHFSEFAPGMKTIDDALELRGRILGAFEQAELSSDPAERARLLTFVVVGAGPTGVELAGQIAELSRRTLSGAFRNIDPREARVILLDGADDVLPVYGGKLSRKARQQLEKLGIEIQLGAMVVDVDVDGLVVKDKDGTQRRIESQCKVWSAGVQASPLGKQIAEQSDAEIDRAGRVLVKPDLSVPGHPEVFVIGDMMALDKLPGLAQVAMQGGKYAAKQIQAGLSGHKPEDRPPFKYFDKGSMATISRFSAVAKVGKLEISGFIGWVAWLAIHLMYLVGFRSRLSTLLSWTVTFLGRGRAQMASTEQWVFARNAMEQLERHEREKEAAEKSSGGAQRKAAG is encoded by the coding sequence ATGAGTATCAAGTCGGTAGAGTCACGCCGCCATCGCGTCGTGGTCATTGGATCCGGCTTCGGTGGGTTGTTCGGCACACAGGCGCTGAAGAATGCCGATGTCGACATCACCATGATCGCGCGCACCACCCACCATCTGTTCCAGCCGTTGCTGTACCAGGTGGCGACCGGCATTCTCTCCGTCGGCGACATCGCTCCCGCCACCCGGCTGGTTCTGCGCAAGCAGAAGAACACCAAGGTCCTGCTCGGCGATGTCGACAAGATCGATCTCGAGGCGAAGACGATCACGTCCCGGTTCCTGGACCGGACCACCGTCACCCCGTACGACAGCCTGATCGTCGCGGCGGGCGCAGGCCAGTCCTACTTCGGCAACGATCATTTCTCCGAGTTCGCGCCGGGCATGAAGACGATCGACGACGCCCTCGAACTGCGCGGCCGCATCCTGGGCGCCTTCGAGCAGGCCGAATTGTCGAGCGATCCCGCCGAACGCGCCCGGCTGCTGACGTTCGTCGTCGTCGGCGCCGGTCCGACCGGTGTCGAGCTCGCCGGCCAGATCGCGGAACTGTCGCGGCGCACCCTGTCGGGGGCGTTCCGCAACATCGATCCCCGTGAGGCGCGCGTGATCCTGCTGGACGGCGCGGACGACGTGCTGCCCGTCTACGGCGGCAAGCTGAGCCGCAAGGCCCGCCAGCAGCTGGAGAAGCTCGGCATCGAGATCCAGCTGGGGGCGATGGTCGTCGACGTCGATGTGGACGGCCTCGTCGTCAAGGACAAGGACGGCACGCAGCGCCGGATCGAGTCGCAGTGCAAGGTGTGGTCGGCCGGTGTGCAGGCGAGCCCGCTGGGCAAGCAGATCGCGGAGCAGTCGGACGCCGAGATCGACCGGGCCGGTCGCGTCCTGGTGAAGCCGGACCTGTCGGTGCCCGGCCACCCCGAGGTGTTTGTGATCGGCGACATGATGGCGCTCGACAAGTTGCCGGGTCTGGCGCAGGTCGCGATGCAGGGCGGCAAGTACGCGGCCAAGCAGATCCAGGCGGGACTGAGTGGTCACAAGCCGGAGGACCGGCCGCCGTTCAAGTACTTCGACAAGGGCAGCATGGCCACCATCTCGCGGTTCAGTGCGGTGGCGAAGGTCGGGAAGCTCGAGATCAGCGGGTTCATCGGCTGGGTGGCCTGGCTGGCGATCCACCTGATGTACCTGGTCGGGTTCCGCAGCCGGCTGTCGACTCTGCTGTCGTGGACGGTGACGTTCCTCGGCCGCGGGCGCGCGCAGATGGCGTCCACGGAGCAGTGGGTGTTCGCCCGCAACGCGATGGAGCAGCTGGAGCGGCACGAGCGGGAGAAAGAGGCCGCCGAGAAGTCGTCCGGCGGCGCGCAGCGCAAAGCCGCGGGGTGA
- a CDS encoding PaaI family thioesterase, which produces MVDSGEQQASNGDGRIDTAALADQLGKGFDALIGLEYTELSPDRVRAQWTVTPDLQQPAGIQHGGVYCSVIESVASAAGTVWLGGRGHVVGVNNNTDFLRATREGTLTAEASPVHRGRTQQLWEVRITDEQDRLVSKGQVRLANITDTGRLGN; this is translated from the coding sequence ATGGTGGATTCCGGGGAACAGCAGGCATCGAACGGCGACGGGCGGATCGACACCGCCGCGTTGGCCGATCAACTGGGCAAGGGCTTCGACGCCCTCATCGGACTCGAATACACCGAACTCTCACCCGACCGTGTGCGAGCGCAATGGACGGTCACCCCGGACCTGCAGCAGCCGGCCGGAATCCAGCACGGCGGCGTCTACTGCTCCGTCATCGAATCGGTGGCCAGCGCAGCGGGCACGGTGTGGCTCGGCGGACGCGGACACGTCGTCGGTGTCAACAACAACACCGACTTCCTCCGCGCGACCCGGGAGGGCACGCTGACCGCCGAAGCCAGCCCCGTCCACCGCGGACGCACCCAGCAGCTGTGGGAGGTCCGGATCACCGACGAACAGGACCGACTCGTCTCCAAAGGGCAGGTCCGGCTCGCCAACATCACCGACACCGGCCGCCTCGGCAACTGA
- a CDS encoding ABC transporter ATP-binding protein, with protein MTVQTDSRLIAENLSLGYGDRVIVDNLDLEVRTGVITTVIGPNGCGKSTLLRALGRLLKPRNGSVLLDGKAIGSMRTKDVARTLGMLPQAPLAPEGLTVADLVARGRHPHQSWLRQWSSDDEGEVAEALALTGVSDLADRPVDQLSGGQRQRAWISMALAQGTDILLLDEPTTYLDLAHSIEVLDLVDRMHEELGRTVVMVLHDLNLAIRYSDQLIVMRDGTIVAAGAPKDIISTELLLEVFGLEAAVIADPVSDRPLVVPIGTRHVYGAVGGPDTK; from the coding sequence ATGACCGTGCAGACTGACTCTCGACTGATCGCCGAAAACCTGAGCCTCGGGTACGGCGACCGGGTCATCGTCGACAACCTCGACCTCGAGGTGAGGACCGGGGTGATCACCACCGTGATCGGGCCGAACGGCTGCGGCAAGTCCACGCTGCTGCGCGCGCTGGGGCGGCTGCTGAAACCGCGCAACGGTTCGGTGCTGCTCGACGGCAAGGCCATCGGCTCGATGCGCACCAAGGACGTCGCCCGCACACTGGGCATGCTTCCCCAGGCGCCGCTGGCCCCCGAGGGGCTCACGGTGGCCGACCTGGTGGCCCGCGGCAGGCACCCGCACCAGTCGTGGCTGCGGCAATGGTCGTCCGACGACGAGGGTGAGGTCGCCGAGGCGCTCGCGCTGACCGGGGTGTCCGATCTCGCGGACCGCCCCGTCGACCAACTCTCGGGCGGTCAGCGTCAGCGGGCCTGGATCTCGATGGCCCTGGCGCAGGGAACCGACATCCTCCTGCTCGACGAACCCACCACCTACCTGGACCTGGCGCACTCGATCGAGGTTCTCGACCTGGTGGACCGGATGCACGAGGAGTTGGGCCGCACCGTGGTAATGGTGCTCCACGACCTGAACCTCGCGATCCGCTACAGCGATCAGCTGATCGTCATGCGGGACGGCACCATCGTCGCGGCCGGCGCACCGAAGGACATCATCTCCACCGAACTCCTACTCGAGGTGTTCGGCCTCGAGGCTGCGGTCATCGCCGACCCGGTGTCCGATCGCCCGCTGGTGGTGCCGATCGGCACCCGCCACGTGTACGGCGCGGTCGGCGGACCGGACACAAAGTAG
- a CDS encoding FecCD family ABC transporter permease: protein MTTTRQFGSDIPHLPTDEPYGKRDVPRGPAPLYLRALAGLLDIGIVAIPLVLGWYIVDSLRDDNGGGQADRVVFGGAAVAIALGLAVWNRGFREGNTGRSSGKGWVGLVTRDTHTHDAVGPKRSLQRVFRRSGTEVVRESTASDEGFTVREKDVSIAAIRRRRLVGLGVLVVLLGLVLLASVAVGARPLSFAEIFHALFDADGSQTDIIVRTLRGPRTALGLVVGMALGVAGALIQGHTRNPLADAGLLGLNAGAAFLVVLSMYLFGFSAPSEYLWFAFAGSFAASVVVFGLSSIGSGAASPLSLALAGAAVAFFLQAMTNAIIIVDQSSLDSYRFWVVGSVAGRGFDVLWQVLPFLAIGLILALVSTPGLNVLSLGEDVARSLGTNIAASRALGIVAITLLTGAATAACGPIAFIGLVVPHVARAITGPDYRWLVPYAGLLGGVMLVTADVIGRVVVRPGELQVGIVLAVFGAPFFIALVRRRKLASL from the coding sequence GTGACGACGACGAGACAGTTCGGCAGCGACATCCCGCACCTGCCGACCGACGAGCCCTACGGGAAGCGCGACGTCCCGCGCGGTCCCGCCCCGCTGTACCTCCGGGCACTCGCGGGACTGCTCGACATCGGGATAGTGGCCATCCCCCTCGTCCTCGGCTGGTACATCGTCGACTCCCTCCGCGACGACAACGGCGGCGGGCAGGCGGACCGGGTCGTCTTCGGCGGCGCCGCTGTCGCGATCGCCCTCGGACTGGCCGTGTGGAACCGCGGTTTCCGCGAAGGCAACACCGGCCGGAGTTCGGGCAAGGGCTGGGTCGGCCTGGTCACCCGCGACACCCACACCCACGACGCGGTCGGCCCGAAACGGTCGCTGCAGCGGGTGTTCCGGCGCTCCGGAACCGAGGTCGTGCGGGAGAGCACCGCGTCCGACGAGGGCTTCACCGTCCGCGAGAAGGACGTGTCGATCGCGGCGATCCGGCGTCGTCGGCTCGTCGGGCTGGGCGTCCTCGTGGTCCTGCTCGGGTTGGTGCTGCTCGCCAGCGTCGCCGTCGGGGCGCGGCCGCTGTCGTTCGCGGAGATCTTCCACGCCCTGTTCGATGCGGACGGTTCGCAGACCGACATCATCGTGCGCACACTCCGCGGCCCGCGTACCGCGCTCGGACTCGTCGTCGGGATGGCGCTCGGCGTCGCGGGCGCCCTCATCCAGGGGCACACCCGCAACCCGCTCGCCGACGCCGGCCTCCTCGGTCTCAACGCGGGCGCCGCGTTCCTCGTGGTGCTGTCGATGTACCTGTTCGGGTTCAGCGCGCCCAGCGAATACCTGTGGTTCGCGTTCGCCGGGTCGTTCGCCGCCAGCGTGGTCGTGTTCGGGCTGTCGTCGATCGGAAGCGGGGCGGCGAGCCCGCTGAGCCTGGCCCTGGCCGGCGCCGCCGTCGCGTTCTTCCTGCAGGCGATGACCAACGCGATCATCATCGTCGACCAGTCCAGCCTCGACTCCTACCGCTTCTGGGTGGTCGGGTCGGTGGCCGGCCGCGGCTTCGACGTGCTGTGGCAGGTGCTGCCGTTCCTCGCCATCGGTCTGATCCTCGCCCTCGTCAGCACACCGGGCCTGAACGTCCTCAGCCTCGGCGAGGACGTGGCACGATCGCTGGGCACGAACATCGCGGCCAGCCGCGCACTCGGCATCGTCGCCATCACCCTCCTCACCGGTGCGGCCACCGCGGCGTGCGGTCCGATCGCGTTCATCGGTCTCGTGGTCCCGCACGTCGCGCGGGCGATCACCGGACCCGACTACCGGTGGCTGGTCCCCTACGCCGGGCTCCTCGGCGGCGTCATGCTCGTGACCGCCGACGTCATCGGACGCGTCGTCGTCCGGCCGGGCGAGCTGCAGGTGGGAATCGTGCTGGCCGTGTTCGGTGCACCGTTCTTCATCGCGTTGGTTCGGCGCAGAAAGTTGGCAAGCCTGTGA
- a CDS encoding AzlD domain-containing protein, whose protein sequence is MTGHLVLIGSVGVLAAGTFAFRFTGPALRPRIATRPWVERTMATAAVVLLTALVGTTALTEGHDLAGVARPTGIVVAGLLAWRKAPFVAVVLSAAATSAGLRLLGVP, encoded by the coding sequence GTGACCGGGCACCTCGTGCTGATCGGGTCGGTCGGGGTTCTCGCGGCAGGCACCTTCGCCTTCCGATTCACGGGCCCGGCGCTGCGGCCGCGGATCGCCACCCGGCCCTGGGTGGAGCGGACCATGGCGACGGCCGCCGTGGTTCTGCTCACCGCACTGGTCGGCACGACGGCGCTCACCGAAGGTCACGACCTCGCCGGGGTGGCGCGTCCCACCGGCATCGTCGTCGCGGGCCTACTCGCCTGGCGGAAGGCACCTTTCGTCGCCGTCGTCTTGTCCGCGGCCGCCACGTCTGCCGGATTGCGGCTCCTCGGGGTGCCGTGA
- a CDS encoding MBL fold metallo-hydrolase has protein sequence MLFHLCATCGVEQDPNTPLPDECAICADERQYIPLGGQEWTTVEKLAGAGYRAVEHEVEPGLHGLYVDPKTAIGQQSLVIRTPAGSLLWDPIGFVDDAAVAAVAAHGPVLAVAGSHPHMFGVQTQWSKALGDVPILVADADRGWLARSDGPIVFWSGTHEVTPGLTLHQIGGHFPGSAVAHWRDGADGRGVLLTGDGVFPNPDRRTVSFLRSYPNRLPLSAAVVRRIADQLSHLEFDRIIGNFDNVIDNAGREALEYSATRHCAWVTGEFDHLT, from the coding sequence GTGTTATTTCATCTCTGCGCCACGTGCGGCGTCGAACAGGACCCGAACACCCCGCTCCCCGACGAGTGCGCGATCTGCGCGGACGAACGCCAGTACATTCCGCTGGGCGGTCAGGAGTGGACCACCGTGGAGAAGCTGGCCGGTGCGGGGTACCGCGCGGTCGAGCACGAGGTCGAGCCGGGGCTGCACGGCCTGTACGTGGACCCGAAGACCGCGATCGGCCAGCAGTCCCTCGTGATCCGCACCCCCGCCGGGTCGCTGCTGTGGGATCCGATCGGGTTCGTCGACGACGCCGCCGTCGCCGCCGTCGCCGCGCACGGCCCGGTCCTCGCCGTCGCGGGCAGCCACCCGCACATGTTCGGCGTCCAGACGCAGTGGTCCAAGGCGCTCGGCGACGTGCCCATCCTGGTGGCCGACGCGGACCGCGGATGGCTGGCACGGTCCGACGGCCCGATCGTGTTCTGGTCCGGCACCCACGAAGTGACGCCGGGTCTGACCCTGCACCAGATCGGTGGGCACTTCCCGGGCAGCGCCGTCGCGCACTGGCGGGACGGCGCCGACGGCCGCGGGGTCCTCCTCACCGGGGACGGCGTGTTCCCCAACCCGGACCGCCGCACGGTGTCGTTCCTCCGGTCGTACCCCAACCGACTGCCGCTGTCCGCGGCGGTGGTGCGGCGCATCGCGGACCAGTTGTCGCACCTCGAATTCGACCGCATCATCGGCAACTTCGACAACGTGATCGACAACGCCGGCCGGGAGGCGCTCGAATACTCGGCCACCCGTCACTGCGCGTGGGTGACCGGGGAGTTCGATCACCTCACCTGA